The Nonlabens spongiae genome contains a region encoding:
- a CDS encoding glycosyltransferase family 117 protein, translated as MTINYDKSNKIVGWLVFAIALAIFWSTVEPTTSYWDAGEYIATSSSLQVGHPPGAPLYQMLGAAFSVFALEKSDIAYTVNLLSVFSSAFTILFMFWSLTLLLKRHLLKDRVDDVMILGSAAIGSLTFAVTDSFWFNAVEAEVYAAAALLMSLMFYLGLLWERDMFKPRGNRWLILISFIVGLSFGVHFMGILTIPAIGLLWYFKHYKKITPLNFIVANIAVVAVLLFVFKLLLPYTLAIFGYLEVFFVNQIGLPFNSGTIIALLLIIGLFVFLISLSRKRNKPLLNTITICTMFVLIGFSSWVMLPIRANAGTPINENNPNDARALLAYFNREQYPQPALFYGKAFTDIYAGLNPDDPLTDDNESYRDEAPKYERDYEKGKYIIVNNYKDALQNTHEDHEGFLPRMTDGSRAENYVRFMGGLDYTIDPEMETNPELLGILDDYQRQFERDRIEASEYIEVLSYLEQEGAITINKPSFAQNMRYLFQYQISYMYMRYFMWNFVGRQNDIQGEWDRYNGNWLSGITPVDSMFLGTQEDLSDDMLNNKGRNTYFFLPLILGLIGVLFHFKKDPKSFYVTLVLFLFTGLAIIFYLNQSMFQVRERDYAYVGSFLVFSMWIGMGVYWIYEILRDTFKKKPEADASTPLSDLTVQSRPAQIIALAVCFAASPLLMGYQNWDDHDRSEKYTALASAKKYLDSCLPNSLIFTIGDNDTFPLWYAQEVEGYRTDVRVVCTSLLSTDWYMDDMKKQAWDSEPVPSTMTHDQYTYGTRDALIFPGKERLQDIVKRAGSNYQVPDTVDLESWMNWVKSEKEFTKGYFASNGYPDYTFPSKHIRIPVDKEAVLKNGVVAQKDADQIVDEIVITINSSIVYKNRMFMLDIINANNWERPIYFSGGAFGDDDYIWMKDYLQMDGCAYRLVPIKTEPEDPRDPFDMGRIDPEYSYDVIMNWDWGNGGSPDIYHDTETRRNSVGYRSNITRVAEALTKIGEFKKAENLLDLGMEKMPLDYYGHYSMIEPFVSGYYEVDKKEKARELLTAVIAKYTDELDHYKALTLEEQIESRMELQAAVVRYNSLVETAVFYQDQEMLDKHVETYNNYVRAFPRFFDQDFLIATGAPGEQFPDSTAEMELRQLLESDIDNLDAPEVIDTSALNND; from the coding sequence ATGACGATCAACTACGATAAATCAAATAAAATAGTAGGCTGGCTGGTTTTTGCCATAGCCCTAGCCATTTTCTGGAGCACGGTAGAACCTACAACAAGCTACTGGGATGCTGGAGAATACATTGCAACTTCATCGAGTCTGCAAGTAGGACACCCTCCAGGCGCACCACTTTACCAAATGCTGGGCGCTGCATTCAGCGTTTTTGCATTGGAAAAAAGTGACATCGCTTATACCGTAAACCTTTTATCTGTTTTCTCAAGTGCGTTCACGATTTTATTCATGTTCTGGTCGCTCACTTTGCTTCTTAAAAGACACCTTTTAAAAGATCGGGTGGACGATGTAATGATATTGGGATCTGCCGCGATAGGATCGCTCACCTTTGCCGTTACAGACAGTTTTTGGTTCAACGCCGTAGAGGCCGAAGTTTACGCCGCTGCAGCCCTGCTCATGAGTTTAATGTTTTATCTAGGTCTCTTATGGGAACGCGACATGTTCAAACCACGCGGTAACCGCTGGCTCATTTTGATTTCTTTCATCGTGGGACTCTCCTTTGGGGTACACTTCATGGGAATATTGACCATTCCAGCCATAGGACTGCTTTGGTATTTCAAACATTACAAGAAAATTACCCCACTCAATTTCATTGTGGCAAACATAGCCGTGGTCGCGGTGCTGCTCTTTGTATTTAAGCTTCTGCTACCGTACACCTTGGCGATTTTTGGATATCTGGAAGTGTTTTTTGTCAACCAGATTGGTCTTCCTTTCAACTCAGGTACGATCATCGCTTTATTGCTAATTATAGGGTTATTTGTGTTTTTGATCTCGCTTTCGCGAAAGCGTAACAAACCACTACTCAACACCATAACAATCTGCACCATGTTTGTGTTAATAGGCTTCTCTTCATGGGTGATGTTACCCATACGTGCCAATGCCGGAACGCCGATCAACGAGAACAATCCTAACGATGCCCGTGCCCTATTAGCTTATTTCAACAGGGAGCAATACCCGCAACCAGCGCTGTTTTACGGGAAAGCTTTCACAGACATTTATGCAGGTCTCAACCCTGACGACCCGCTTACAGATGATAATGAATCCTACCGTGATGAAGCGCCCAAATATGAGCGTGATTACGAAAAAGGTAAGTATATCATCGTCAACAATTACAAGGATGCGCTTCAAAACACGCACGAAGATCACGAGGGCTTTCTCCCCAGAATGACAGATGGCTCCCGCGCTGAAAATTACGTGCGTTTTATGGGTGGTCTGGATTATACGATCGACCCAGAAATGGAGACGAATCCTGAGCTGCTAGGCATACTGGACGACTACCAGCGACAGTTTGAGCGTGATCGCATCGAAGCTTCTGAGTACATAGAAGTATTGAGTTATCTAGAGCAAGAAGGTGCGATTACGATTAATAAACCCTCATTTGCCCAAAACATGCGTTACCTGTTCCAGTACCAGATCAGCTACATGTATATGAGGTATTTTATGTGGAATTTTGTGGGTAGGCAAAACGACATTCAAGGTGAGTGGGATCGCTATAATGGCAACTGGTTGAGTGGAATCACTCCCGTAGATTCTATGTTTTTGGGAACTCAAGAAGATCTGAGTGATGACATGCTTAACAATAAAGGTCGCAACACCTACTTTTTCCTACCGCTTATTCTTGGATTAATAGGCGTACTCTTCCATTTCAAAAAAGATCCTAAATCATTTTACGTTACACTCGTGCTATTTCTATTCACGGGACTCGCGATCATTTTTTACCTGAATCAAAGCATGTTCCAGGTACGGGAACGTGATTATGCTTATGTGGGTTCTTTCTTAGTTTTCAGTATGTGGATAGGAATGGGCGTGTATTGGATCTATGAGATTTTGAGGGATACGTTTAAAAAGAAGCCCGAGGCGGACGCTTCGACTCCGCTCAGCGACCTAACAGTCCAATCAAGACCAGCACAAATCATAGCACTAGCCGTTTGTTTTGCTGCTTCACCGCTATTGATGGGATATCAAAACTGGGACGACCACGACCGATCTGAAAAGTATACAGCCCTGGCAAGTGCCAAAAAATACTTGGACAGCTGCCTGCCCAACTCGCTCATCTTCACCATAGGAGATAATGATACGTTCCCGCTCTGGTATGCACAAGAAGTAGAAGGCTACCGTACCGATGTGCGTGTGGTTTGTACCTCGCTCTTGAGCACGGACTGGTACATGGATGATATGAAAAAACAGGCCTGGGACAGCGAGCCTGTTCCTAGCACCATGACGCACGACCAGTACACCTACGGAACAAGAGACGCGCTGATTTTCCCTGGTAAGGAAAGACTTCAGGACATTGTAAAAAGAGCTGGATCTAATTATCAGGTTCCAGACACGGTAGATCTTGAATCTTGGATGAATTGGGTCAAGAGTGAAAAAGAGTTTACTAAAGGTTATTTTGCCAGCAACGGATATCCTGACTACACTTTCCCTTCTAAGCATATACGTATTCCCGTAGACAAAGAGGCGGTACTTAAAAATGGTGTGGTTGCTCAAAAAGATGCTGATCAGATCGTTGATGAAATCGTAATTACCATCAACAGCAGCATCGTTTACAAGAACCGCATGTTTATGCTGGACATCATCAACGCTAACAACTGGGAGCGTCCTATCTACTTTTCGGGAGGTGCTTTTGGAGATGATGATTACATCTGGATGAAGGATTATTTACAGATGGACGGTTGCGCATACCGTCTTGTTCCTATCAAAACAGAACCAGAAGATCCACGTGACCCGTTTGACATGGGTAGGATTGATCCAGAATACAGCTATGATGTAATCATGAACTGGGATTGGGGTAATGGCGGTAGTCCAGATATTTACCATGACACCGAGACGCGTCGTAACAGTGTAGGTTACCGAAGTAACATCACCCGAGTCGCTGAAGCCTTGACTAAAATTGGCGAATTCAAAAAAGCTGAAAATCTTCTCGATCTGGGAATGGAAAAAATGCCATTGGACTACTATGGCCATTATTCCATGATTGAGCCATTCGTTTCTGGATATTACGAAGTAGATAAGAAAGAGAAGGCTCGTGAGTTATTGACCGCAGTCATCGCAAAATACACTGATGAACTTGATCATTATAAAGCACTGACTTTAGAGGAGCAAATAGAATCCCGCATGGAGTTGCAAGCGGCTGTGGTGCGCTACAACAGTCTCGTGGAGACGGCTGTTTTTTATCAAGATCAAGAAATGCTCGACAAGCATGTGGAAACTTATAACAATTATGTGAGGGCTTTCCCTAGATTTTTTGATCAAGACTTTTTGATTGCGACCGGCGCTCCGGGAGAGCAATTTCCAGATAGCACTGCCGAAATGGAACTGCGCCAGTTACTGGAAAGTGACATCGATAATCTAGATGCACCAGAAGTGATTGATACTAGTGCCTTAAATAATGATTGA
- a CDS encoding metallophosphoesterase — MRWIIALVIFLALEIYAFQLVRVLSRGHWWKWAYPVVSLLVISNLIIQFAINSDRSAVSSARDFAVTLFLAFFVLKLVFFLFMFGEDIYRFIKGVFISLSRKRELDESFLPGRRSFIAKVGLAVAALPFGAILYGAWRGKFNYQVRSYELTFADLPEAFDGYKITQLSDIHVGSFENKEEVEYAINLANEQQSDAILFTGDLVNNMSSEMYGWEEVFGKLKAPDGVFSVLGNHDYGDYVSWETPAAKKANLQELFDIQKGMGWRLLLDENEKITRGADSISIVGVQNWGAVAFLNTEIWIKLRRV; from the coding sequence ATGCGTTGGATTATAGCTTTAGTCATCTTTTTGGCACTGGAGATTTATGCATTTCAACTGGTGCGCGTGTTGTCTCGAGGGCACTGGTGGAAATGGGCGTATCCAGTGGTGTCGCTTCTGGTCATCTCAAACCTCATCATTCAGTTTGCCATTAACTCAGATCGTTCTGCAGTTTCTAGTGCGAGGGATTTTGCCGTGACGCTCTTTTTGGCATTTTTTGTCCTCAAGCTGGTCTTTTTTCTCTTCATGTTTGGAGAAGATATTTACCGGTTCATTAAAGGTGTTTTTATCTCGCTTTCGCGAAAGCGGGAACTTGATGAGTCATTCTTGCCCGGTAGGAGATCTTTCATCGCCAAAGTAGGTCTTGCGGTAGCTGCGCTGCCTTTTGGGGCAATTCTCTACGGAGCCTGGCGCGGGAAATTCAACTACCAAGTCAGGAGTTATGAGCTGACGTTTGCAGATTTACCAGAAGCCTTTGACGGTTATAAAATCACCCAACTCAGTGATATCCATGTGGGGAGTTTTGAGAATAAAGAAGAGGTGGAATATGCCATAAACCTTGCTAATGAGCAGCAAAGTGACGCGATTCTGTTTACAGGTGATCTGGTAAATAATATGTCGAGTGAGATGTACGGCTGGGAGGAAGTTTTTGGGAAGCTGAAAGCTCCCGATGGCGTATTTTCTGTTTTGGGAAATCACGATTATGGAGACTATGTGAGTTGGGAAACTCCAGCCGCCAAAAAAGCCAACCTTCAAGAACTTTTTGACATTCAGAAAGGGATGGGCTGGCGCTTATTGCTGGATGAGAATGAAAAGATCACCCGCGGTGCCGATTCTATTTCCATCGTAGGGGTTCAAAACTGGGGGGCGGTCGCTTTCCTAAATACGGAGATTTGGATAAAGCTTCGCAGGGTTTAA
- a CDS encoding aldo/keto reductase, translating to MSIDRYYTLGKTGLKVSRFALGTMTFGKEWGWGNTKEEAQKIFDYYLDHGGNFVDTADLYTGGTSEEFIGDFMKERGNRDEIVLSTKFTFNTSKNNDVNGGGNSRKNIRRTLEESLKRLKTDYIDLYILHCWDQLTPVEEVMRTLNDLVTEGKIHHIGFSNVPAWYASRAQALAEAHNYEPISAFQLEYSMIQREIENEYIDLGQYTNAGIMAWSPLGGGLLSGKYKPGIDDQDDVEGRLKHITDNGGEVSSKDNERNWNIVKALHEVSEEINQPMASVALNWTANKNNVASVIIGATKMSQIEGNMKALDFDIPAELMKKLDDASEREIKYPYTFFQPEMQSRITPNVKTGHKPPNYWKDVRVG from the coding sequence ATGAGCATAGATCGCTATTACACCCTTGGAAAAACCGGTTTAAAAGTCAGCCGTTTTGCGTTGGGAACCATGACTTTTGGCAAGGAATGGGGCTGGGGAAACACAAAGGAAGAAGCCCAAAAAATCTTTGATTACTACCTCGACCACGGCGGTAATTTTGTAGATACGGCTGATTTGTACACGGGCGGTACCAGTGAAGAATTTATAGGTGATTTTATGAAAGAGCGCGGCAATCGCGATGAGATTGTGCTTTCCACAAAATTCACCTTCAATACAAGTAAGAATAATGATGTAAATGGCGGCGGTAACTCACGCAAAAACATTCGCCGTACGCTGGAGGAATCTCTAAAACGCCTTAAAACCGATTACATAGATCTGTACATTTTGCATTGCTGGGATCAATTGACTCCAGTGGAAGAAGTAATGCGCACTCTAAATGATCTCGTTACTGAAGGCAAGATTCATCACATAGGATTTTCCAATGTACCTGCCTGGTATGCCTCAAGGGCACAAGCACTTGCAGAAGCTCATAATTACGAGCCTATTTCTGCCTTTCAGTTAGAATACTCTATGATTCAGCGAGAGATTGAGAACGAGTATATCGATTTGGGTCAGTATACAAATGCAGGAATCATGGCGTGGTCACCTCTAGGCGGCGGCCTACTCTCTGGGAAATATAAACCAGGCATAGACGATCAGGATGATGTAGAAGGAAGATTAAAACACATCACCGATAACGGTGGCGAGGTAAGCTCAAAAGATAATGAGCGCAACTGGAACATTGTCAAAGCTTTGCACGAAGTAAGTGAGGAGATCAATCAGCCCATGGCCAGTGTTGCCCTGAATTGGACAGCAAACAAAAACAATGTAGCCAGCGTGATTATAGGTGCCACTAAAATGTCTCAAATTGAGGGCAATATGAAAGCCCTAGATTTTGACATCCCAGCAGAGCTTATGAAAAAACTGGACGATGCCAGCGAAAGAGAAATCAAATATCCCTACACCTTTTTCCAGCCAGAGATGCAAAGCCGCATCACTCCCAATGTAAAAACAGGTCACAAACCACCTAATTATTGGAAGGATGTGCGGGTGGGGTGA
- a CDS encoding polysaccharide deacetylase family protein produces the protein MRWYPDRIPHWIPKVFKGLTWHKSRARKEIYLTFDDGPTPIVTDKVLEILRDYGVKATFFCIGDCVKRHPDIYQRLLDQGHRVGNHTFNHLNAWKTSWQEYLDNTGQAAQLISSNLFRPPYGKITSSVVKKLKSKGYKVVMWDVLSGDFDTSRSASSCLENLKKNTRNGSIVVFHDSEKAQERLLEILPEYLEFLKIKEITCTTF, from the coding sequence ATGCGCTGGTATCCAGATCGCATACCGCACTGGATTCCCAAGGTATTTAAAGGGCTGACTTGGCATAAAAGCCGGGCTAGAAAAGAGATTTACCTCACCTTTGATGATGGACCTACACCAATAGTTACAGATAAAGTCCTTGAAATTTTGCGTGATTACGGCGTTAAGGCAACTTTTTTTTGCATCGGCGACTGTGTGAAGAGGCATCCTGATATTTATCAGCGGCTTTTAGATCAAGGACATCGTGTGGGGAACCATACCTTCAATCACCTGAATGCATGGAAAACAAGTTGGCAAGAGTACTTAGATAATACAGGTCAAGCTGCGCAGTTGATCTCTTCAAACTTGTTTCGACCTCCTTATGGTAAGATCACTTCCAGTGTGGTCAAGAAATTAAAATCTAAAGGATATAAAGTCGTAATGTGGGATGTTTTATCAGGTGATTTTGATACGTCTCGATCTGCATCAAGTTGTTTAGAAAACCTCAAAAAAAATACTCGTAACGGAAGTATTGTAGTATTTCACGATAGTGAAAAAGCTCAAGAGCGGTTGCTGGAGATCTTGCCGGAGTATTTGGAGTTTTTGAAGATCAAGGAAATAACTTGTACAACATTTTGA
- the polA gene encoding DNA polymerase I yields MTNDGTDDKRLFLLDAYALIFRGYYALIKNPRINSKGMDTSAIMGFTNSLFDVIRREKPEYLAVAFDKEGSAERTELYEDYKANRDETPEAIRIAIPYIQKILKAMHIPIVEIAGVEADDLIGTLSKQAEKEGFTVYMVTPDKDYAQLVSENIFMYRPARMGNGIEIWGIPEVQKRFEVERPEQVIDYLGMMGDASDNIPGLPGVGDKTAKKFLKQFGSMEGLLDNTDQLKGKLKEKVIANAELGRLSKQLATIKLDCDVQFNAKNYTLDDPDVEQVHEVFDELEFRRAKETMAKIFAPDGVPGVNYKEASSASSSSSSSDSNSDGQFSLFDTPGSGTAAEADATGRKTLATTDHLYQIVEEGLGMSLFLKKLMQQKSVCFDTETTSLDPLVAELVGIAFSWEAGKGFYLPFPEERDKAQEIVNQLKPFFESNEIEKIGQNLKYDIKVLDKYDVEVAAPAFDTMLAHYLINPDMRHNMDVLAETYLNYTPQSITELISKKGKNQKSMRDVELEKQKEYAVEDADITLQLKQYFVKELDSAGTNKLFTEIEMPLVQVLADMEIEGINLDEDYLGTLSRKLTEDIAQLEENIYKEAGEEFNIGSPKQLGEILFGKLKLVDKPKKTKTGQYSTAEDVLSYLAANHQIIADVLEYRGLTKLQSTYVDALPNQVNPKTQRIHTNYMQTVAATGRLSSTDPNLQNIPIRTERGRQVRNAFIPRDENYTLMAADYSQIELRIIAALSEEENMIAAFKNGEDIHASTAARVFNVDIEKVTREQRSNAKTVNFGIIYGVSAFGLSNQTDLDRSEAKELIDTYYKTYPKLRAYMDDQVAFARENGYVETVLGRRRYLKDINSSNNVVRGAAERNAVNAPIQGSAADIIKIAMINIHEKFKELNCKSKMLLQVHDELVFDIHNDELEDMKKLIQDEMQNAYKLSVPLDVEVGVGMNWLEAH; encoded by the coding sequence GTGACTAACGACGGAACTGACGACAAGAGACTTTTTTTACTGGATGCCTATGCGCTGATTTTCAGAGGTTATTACGCCCTGATAAAAAATCCGCGTATTAATAGTAAAGGCATGGATACGAGTGCGATTATGGGCTTTACTAATTCGCTCTTTGATGTGATACGCCGTGAAAAACCTGAGTACCTCGCCGTTGCTTTTGACAAAGAAGGAAGTGCTGAGCGTACAGAGCTTTATGAAGATTACAAAGCAAATCGCGACGAGACTCCAGAAGCCATACGCATCGCTATTCCCTACATTCAAAAAATTCTGAAAGCCATGCATATTCCCATCGTGGAGATTGCCGGTGTCGAGGCAGATGATTTGATAGGGACACTTTCTAAACAAGCCGAGAAGGAAGGCTTTACCGTGTACATGGTCACGCCAGACAAAGATTACGCACAGCTCGTTTCAGAAAATATTTTCATGTACCGCCCGGCTCGTATGGGTAACGGTATCGAGATTTGGGGAATTCCTGAAGTTCAAAAGCGTTTTGAGGTGGAGCGTCCTGAACAGGTAATCGACTATCTGGGAATGATGGGTGACGCGAGCGATAACATTCCTGGTTTACCCGGTGTGGGCGATAAGACGGCCAAAAAATTTCTCAAGCAATTTGGCTCCATGGAAGGCTTGCTGGACAATACCGATCAGCTCAAGGGTAAGCTGAAGGAAAAAGTTATCGCCAATGCTGAGCTCGGACGCCTTTCCAAACAACTGGCAACTATAAAACTGGATTGCGATGTGCAATTCAATGCTAAAAACTACACCCTGGACGATCCAGATGTGGAACAGGTTCACGAGGTTTTTGACGAATTGGAATTCCGACGTGCTAAGGAAACCATGGCAAAAATTTTTGCTCCTGACGGTGTTCCTGGGGTTAATTATAAAGAGGCTTCGAGTGCCTCATCCTCCAGTTCAAGTTCAGATTCAAATTCAGACGGTCAATTTTCACTTTTTGATACACCGGGATCGGGAACCGCTGCAGAAGCTGATGCTACAGGAAGAAAAACGCTAGCAACTACAGATCATTTGTATCAAATCGTGGAAGAAGGACTGGGTATGAGCTTGTTCCTCAAAAAACTCATGCAGCAAAAAAGCGTGTGTTTTGATACCGAGACGACCAGTCTGGATCCACTAGTGGCAGAGCTGGTCGGGATCGCATTTTCATGGGAAGCGGGAAAAGGTTTTTATTTGCCGTTTCCAGAAGAGCGAGACAAAGCTCAGGAAATCGTAAATCAGTTGAAACCATTTTTTGAAAGTAACGAGATTGAGAAAATCGGTCAGAATTTGAAGTACGACATCAAGGTCTTGGACAAATATGACGTTGAGGTCGCGGCGCCGGCGTTTGACACTATGCTCGCGCACTATCTCATCAATCCAGACATGAGGCACAACATGGACGTGCTTGCGGAGACCTACCTCAACTATACACCGCAATCCATAACGGAATTGATCAGTAAGAAAGGTAAGAACCAAAAATCCATGCGCGACGTGGAACTGGAAAAGCAGAAAGAATATGCGGTGGAGGATGCCGATATCACACTCCAACTCAAACAGTATTTTGTCAAAGAACTCGACTCTGCCGGAACTAACAAGCTCTTTACCGAGATCGAGATGCCACTAGTTCAGGTGCTGGCAGATATGGAAATAGAGGGTATCAATCTGGATGAGGATTATCTGGGTACGCTTTCGCGAAAGCTAACAGAAGACATCGCTCAACTAGAAGAAAATATTTATAAAGAAGCCGGCGAGGAGTTCAACATAGGATCGCCGAAGCAGCTGGGAGAAATTTTGTTCGGTAAGTTGAAGCTGGTGGACAAGCCTAAAAAAACCAAGACCGGTCAATATTCTACCGCTGAGGATGTGTTGAGTTATCTGGCTGCTAACCATCAAATCATCGCTGATGTTCTCGAATACCGCGGACTGACAAAATTGCAATCGACTTATGTGGATGCTCTGCCCAATCAGGTGAATCCAAAGACGCAGCGTATTCATACCAATTATATGCAAACGGTGGCGGCGACAGGCCGCTTGAGCTCAACCGATCCCAATTTGCAAAACATCCCGATACGTACCGAGCGCGGGAGACAAGTGCGTAATGCCTTCATCCCTCGCGATGAAAACTACACCTTAATGGCTGCCGATTACAGCCAGATTGAGTTGCGTATAATCGCTGCATTAAGCGAGGAAGAAAACATGATCGCTGCCTTTAAAAATGGCGAGGACATTCACGCTTCTACCGCTGCACGCGTTTTTAATGTAGACATAGAGAAAGTGACCCGAGAGCAGCGTAGCAATGCCAAAACGGTGAACTTTGGGATCATTTATGGGGTTAGTGCTTTTGGACTGAGCAATCAAACCGATCTGGATCGCAGCGAGGCCAAAGAACTGATCGACACCTATTATAAAACCTACCCAAAACTGCGCGCCTACATGGACGACCAAGTGGCTTTCGCGCGTGAGAATGGTTATGTAGAAACGGTTTTGGGAAGGCGTCGCTATTTAAAAGACATCAATTCATCTAACAATGTCGTGCGAGGCGCAGCCGAGCGCAACGCTGTCAACGCTCCCATTCAAGGGAGCGCGGCCGATATCATCAAAATCGCGATGATTAACATTCACGAAAAGTTCAAAGAATTGAACTGCAAGTCAAAAATGTTGCTGCAGGTTCATGATGAATTGGTTTTTGACATCCACAATGATGAGCTGGAAGACATGAAAAAACTGATCCAAGACGAGATGCAAAATGCTTATAAATTAAGTGTGCCGCTTGATGTGGAAGTAGGCGTAGGGATGAACTGGTTAGAGGCGCATTGA
- a CDS encoding thioredoxin family protein, with the protein MSKFGELISVEVPVLFNFFTSWNEDSISMQPIVKDVAAVIGEDAKVIRIDVDKNPEITEALRIKGLPTFILYKNGEMKWRKSGRQDVNTLVQVLQQYK; encoded by the coding sequence ATGTCAAAGTTTGGTGAGCTTATCAGTGTAGAAGTGCCGGTGTTATTCAATTTTTTTACAAGTTGGAATGAGGACTCCATTTCTATGCAACCCATCGTCAAAGATGTTGCTGCAGTGATAGGAGAGGACGCCAAGGTCATTAGAATAGACGTCGACAAAAATCCTGAAATCACCGAAGCCCTACGCATTAAAGGACTGCCTACGTTCATTCTTTATAAGAACGGCGAGATGAAATGGCGCAAGAGCGGTAGGCAAGATGTGAATACCCTGGTTCAGGTGTTGCAGCAGTATAAGTAA
- a CDS encoding MATE family efflux transporter, which translates to MPKQSITVKDILKLAIPAIIAGIAEPVISITDLAVIGRMENGAVVALSAVGLVGSFLSAIIWTLAQTKTSISSIISNALGEDRLDSTKELVPQVIWINIVAGSLIYLITAPLAEWIFTLYQAEGDVLKQAVTYYQIRAIGFPMTLCAFALFGLFRGLQNTSWAMTASLIGAAINVVLDIILVHGIPEIIPAMGIEGAAYASLVAQFSLMCIAIYFLYKKTGFSLALKLWKPHEKLGKHLSLTANFFLRTAAINIAIYLSYRFANGYSTSAAATHAILMNIWLFFSFFIDGFANAGNAIGGRLLGSRDAGGLRYLAKTTLLYGVGVAVILSLGCFALYDQIPLFFTDEAPVLEMMSATFWIVILMQPVNAVAFVYDGIFKGWGEAVYLRNLLIFLTIFVFIPTIYIADYLDWKLKAVWVAFFLWMVGRSAVLHFKFYNKVSAIEEQ; encoded by the coding sequence ATGCCCAAGCAATCCATTACTGTCAAAGATATCTTGAAGCTCGCCATTCCTGCAATTATTGCTGGAATTGCCGAGCCAGTGATCAGCATAACAGATCTCGCAGTCATCGGCAGAATGGAAAATGGTGCTGTAGTGGCTTTATCGGCAGTGGGATTAGTAGGCTCTTTTCTAAGTGCTATTATTTGGACGCTGGCTCAAACCAAAACTTCCATTTCCTCCATTATCTCAAACGCCCTGGGAGAAGACAGGCTCGATTCCACAAAAGAATTGGTGCCGCAAGTTATATGGATCAACATTGTTGCTGGGAGTTTGATTTACCTCATCACCGCTCCCCTAGCCGAATGGATTTTTACACTGTATCAAGCCGAAGGTGATGTTTTAAAACAAGCGGTCACTTATTATCAAATCAGAGCCATAGGTTTCCCCATGACTTTATGTGCTTTTGCACTTTTTGGATTATTCAGAGGGTTGCAGAATACATCTTGGGCGATGACGGCGAGTCTTATAGGAGCCGCCATTAATGTGGTTCTGGATATCATTTTGGTTCACGGTATTCCCGAAATCATTCCAGCAATGGGAATAGAAGGTGCTGCTTACGCCAGTCTCGTAGCGCAATTCAGCCTTATGTGTATTGCCATTTACTTTCTTTATAAAAAGACCGGTTTCTCGTTAGCTCTTAAACTTTGGAAACCTCATGAAAAGCTGGGTAAACACCTTTCCCTTACAGCCAACTTCTTTTTGAGAACAGCGGCCATCAATATTGCGATCTACCTTTCCTACCGGTTTGCTAATGGCTATAGCACCAGCGCAGCAGCAACACATGCTATTTTGATGAACATCTGGTTGTTCTTCTCCTTTTTCATTGACGGCTTTGCAAATGCCGGGAACGCCATAGGCGGTAGACTATTAGGATCGCGAGATGCCGGCGGCTTGAGATACCTCGCCAAAACAACTTTGCTTTATGGCGTGGGCGTTGCTGTTATTTTAAGCCTAGGCTGCTTTGCGCTCTACGATCAGATTCCGCTGTTTTTTACTGATGAAGCACCCGTACTGGAAATGATGAGCGCAACATTTTGGATTGTCATTCTCATGCAACCGGTTAATGCCGTAGCTTTTGTCTATGACGGCATTTTCAAAGGCTGGGGTGAAGCGGTGTATTTACGTAATTTGCTCATTTTCCTTACCATTTTTGTGTTCATTCCTACTATTTACATCGCAGATTATCTGGACTGGAAACTCAAAGCCGTATGGGTGGCCTTCTTTCTCTGGATGGTGGGCAGATCAGCGGTTTTACACTTTAAATTTTACAATAAAGTAAGTGCCATTGAAGAACAATAG